Genomic window (Chthonomonas sp.):
GAAAAATGGATGACAAGCTGGAGAAAGCGACCGGCCTAGTGAAGCTACGATTGACGGTGACTGACCTGAGCGAAGGCTTCCAAAAGCGACTGCGCGATCTCGGCGTGAAGAACCTGAAGGTGATCGCCGCCGACAAGGCGATTGAGTGCGAAGCCGATGCAAGCCTGCTGGCCAAACTCGACCTGATGATCGAAATTACGAAGATTCGTAAGCGCTAAAAAGTTGGGCCGTGGACGGGTCGTCCCTCGTAGTAGGGGTGTATGTCCACGGCCCTTTTTGTGTTTCGGCGCGACCTCCGCTTGGAGGACAATACGGGGCTGAACCACGCCCTGACCGAGCATGACCGGGTGATCCCCGTGTTCTGCATCGATCCGCGACAGGTAGAGCCGCACGCTTACCGAAGCGTCTTCGGGCTTGCGTTCCTGCGGGAATCACTGGTTGAGCTGGATGAATCGTTAAAGAAAGTTGGCTCTAAGTTGCACGTTTTAGTCGGGGTCGGCGAAGCGGAGATTCCGCGGCTTGCCCAGTTGGTGGGGGCAGAGCGGGTGGTGGTGAACCGTGATTACACGCCGTTTGCGCGGGCTCGCGACGCCGAATTTGACGTGGTGGACGACGCGCTGCTGACCGTGCCGGAGACTTCGGTGAAGCCGGATGGCTTGCCGTACACCGTGTTCACCCCGTTCTACAAGAAGAATTCGCTCTCGGAGCCGCCTCGGCCGCATCCGCTGGTGAACCAAAACCTCTTCTCGGTCGAAGGCGCCTTTGGGATTGAGAAGGTGGTGGAACTCATGGCCACGCCGGGCGTGACGCCGCTCGACAAGCCGGGGCGACGCGCCGGCCTTGAAATTTTGGCTGGCTTGGGTCGGCTCACCGAATACAACGAAACCCGCGACGTGCCCGCGATTGAGGGCACCAGCCGCCTGAGTCCGCATCACAAGTTTGGGACGGTCTCGATTCGCGAGAGCTATTGGGCGGCGCGCGAACAACTGCCGCCGAGCAATCGCCTAATCACCGAGTTCTACTGGCGCGACTTTATGACCTGCATCGGGTTCCACTTTCCGCACGTGTTCGAGGGGAACTTCAACCCGATGTTCGATGGCGTGGAATGGGACGATAATCCCGAGTGGTTCGAGTTTTGGCGCGAGGGTCGCACCGGATTTCCCATTGTGGACGCGGGCATGCGCGAACTGGCCGCCACCGGCTTTATGCACAATCGCACGCGCATGATTGTTGCAAGTTTTCTAACGAAAGATTGCCATATCCATTGGCGCGAAGGCGAGCGGCATTTCGCGACCCTGCTCACGGATTACGACCCGTGTGTGAACAACGGCAGCTGGCAGTGGGCGGCCTCCACCGGCTGCGACGCGCAACCCTACTTCCGCATTTTCAACCCGTGGCTCCAGCAGGTGAAGTTCGATCCCGACGCCGTCTACATTCGGCGCTGGATTCCCGAATTGGAGCACGTAGCGACCGCCGACATTCACAACCCCGAGCGCTCGCAGATGCTCTTTGGCTACCCCGCGCCCATGTTGGACCACGCCCACGAAAAGGCGATCACTTTGGCCAAGTTTGAGGCGGCTAAGAGTAAGTTCGACCCTTCCAAGTTAAACGTCCCTGTCGCTTTAGGCGGCGCGAAAGTAGGATCGTAATGGCCCCCGCGGTGAGGCTGAGCGGCATGAGCAAGCGCGCCGCGACGGGGCCTTGATCGCGGCTCGGCCAGCCGATTAATGCGGCGAACGCGACCAGCGCGACACGCCAATCGACGACCCACGCCCACGCGACAAACAGCATGAACAGGGCAAGCAACAGGCTCCCGCGCCCCGCGATGGCGTGACTGTTCTTGAGCATGCCCGGAACGGCATCGCTGAGATTTGTATACATTTGCACCGATAAACTTGATGCGACATTGAGGCACAGCACCGGGATGCGCTGCCGGGCGAGCCACCGCCCGAGAATCACGTCCTCCAGAATCTCGCCGCGCACCTGCTCGTAGGGTCGGTGTTCGGTCAGCATCTCGCGTCGCCACGCCACAAATTGGCCATTGAGGAATCCGTTGTGGCCGCGCCGGGTGAGGTGGACGAGAAAGAATGGGTTGCTGGCCAGCACGATCCAAAACACCCACGCCAGGTACACCGGCTCCCACCCCGCCCCCGGACGCATGCGTAAGAACCCGGTCGCGACGGTTTCCTTCGCTGCTCCAAGGGTGGCCGACAAGCGTTCGGCGAAGTCGGGGCCGGCCACCGTGTCGGCGTCCAAAAACACCACCCACTCGGCATCGGTTTCTAGCGCGGCCAGAGCAAGCTCGTGGCATGCACGGTTCTTGCCGGTCCAACCCTGGGGAAGTGCCTCGTGGGGCGAAATCACTTGGACACCCAATGCCCGGGCAACGTCGGCAGTGCCGTCGGTGCTTTCGTCGTCGAACACCAAAACGTGCGGACCGAGGTGCGCAAGGCATTCCGGAAGGTTGTGCGCCTCGTTGCGGCAAGGCACGCAAAACACCAACTTCGCGCCCGCTCCACCTCTGTTCAGTCGCGGCATCAGGAGCGCATTCCCCACGCGCACGACCAGCAAAAAGCCGTAGAGAATGAGGAGCGAGGCGACCATGAAAGGTAAATTGGGAGGCGTGGTTGACCGGTCGAACCGAACCCTAAAATGGTACCTGGGGCTCATCGCGTTCTCCATCGGCGGGCTCATCTTGAGCCGCGTCACCGGACTCGACCCCGGCCCGATCGCGCCCCTCAGCAGCCTCCTGGTCATCGTGTTTGGCGTGCTGGCGGTGGGCCGCGCGTACGGACGTGCGCGCTATCTCTGGCCGATTTTGGTCATCGGTGGACTTAGCGAGTTGGTGGGTTTGTATACCGGATATCCGTTCGGAACTTATACTTATACCGATCAATGGTGGCCGACGATTCCGCTCGGCGAGAGCCACCGGTTTCCTCTGATTCTGCCGTTTGCTTGGGCCATGATCGTCGGTGCGGCCGGGTCGCTCGCGGGCGGACGAGCGTGGCTCGGCGGGCTCATCGCCGCTCTGATTGACCTGCCGATGGAACACGCCATGACCGAGGTGTTTGGCTATTGGAAGTGGACGCCGCCCGGCCCGCTCTTCGGCGCTCCGGTCCTTAATTTTTTCGGCTGGTGGGCGGTGGGCTGGCTGGCCCTGCTCGCGACAAAGGGAGCCGAACCCAAACCCACGCCGGCATGGGTTTTAGGCGGCTTTTGCCTGCTCATGGCACTCGCCGGGATTCTCGCACAACCCGATTGGGCTTGGTTGGTGTTAGCCGTTTACACCGTTTTTCTTGCATCATGGGCGGCGCGCTTGCGTAGAACCGAGTTGGAATGAGCGGTCGGCAGATTGCAATTGTGGGCGCGGGAATGGGCGGCTTGGCGCTTGCCCTGCGCCTTACGCATGCCGGCCACCGCGTGACCGTTTTCGAGAAGAACGCCGAGATCGGCGGCCGAAATCGCCCCCAGACCGTAGCCGGTTGTCGCTTCGATTCGGGCCCGACCCTGCTGATGATGCTCGACCCCTTCCGCAAGCTCTTTGCGGATGTCGGCGAGGACTTCGCGACGCGGGTTCCGCACAAACTTTGCGACCCGAGTTACCGCGTGTTTTATGCCGATGGAACCACGATTGACGGCACGACGAATCTGCCGCTGATGACCGAGCGGATCCGTGCCCTGGCGGGGGAAAAAGATGCCGTCGCCTACCCGGGGTTTCTGCGCGACCTGAAGGCGCTGTACGACGTTGCGATTCCCCAG
Coding sequences:
- a CDS encoding deoxyribodipyrimidine photo-lyase; translated protein: MSTALFVFRRDLRLEDNTGLNHALTEHDRVIPVFCIDPRQVEPHAYRSVFGLAFLRESLVELDESLKKVGSKLHVLVGVGEAEIPRLAQLVGAERVVVNRDYTPFARARDAEFDVVDDALLTVPETSVKPDGLPYTVFTPFYKKNSLSEPPRPHPLVNQNLFSVEGAFGIEKVVELMATPGVTPLDKPGRRAGLEILAGLGRLTEYNETRDVPAIEGTSRLSPHHKFGTVSIRESYWAAREQLPPSNRLITEFYWRDFMTCIGFHFPHVFEGNFNPMFDGVEWDDNPEWFEFWREGRTGFPIVDAGMRELAATGFMHNRTRMIVASFLTKDCHIHWREGERHFATLLTDYDPCVNNGSWQWAASTGCDAQPYFRIFNPWLQQVKFDPDAVYIRRWIPELEHVATADIHNPERSQMLFGYPAPMLDHAHEKAITLAKFEAAKSKFDPSKLNVPVALGGAKVGS
- a CDS encoding glycosyltransferase: MVASLLILYGFLLVVRVGNALLMPRLNRGGAGAKLVFCVPCRNEAHNLPECLAHLGPHVLVFDDESTDGTADVARALGVQVISPHEALPQGWTGKNRACHELALAALETDAEWVVFLDADTVAGPDFAERLSATLGAAKETVATGFLRMRPGAGWEPVYLAWVFWIVLASNPFFLVHLTRRGHNGFLNGQFVAWRREMLTEHRPYEQVRGEILEDVILGRWLARQRIPVLCLNVASSLSVQMYTNLSDAVPGMLKNSHAIAGRGSLLLALFMLFVAWAWVVDWRVALVAFAALIGWPSRDQGPVAARLLMPLSLTAGAITILLSRRLKRQGRLTWKGRTYS
- a CDS encoding carotenoid biosynthesis protein codes for the protein MVDRSNRTLKWYLGLIAFSIGGLILSRVTGLDPGPIAPLSSLLVIVFGVLAVGRAYGRARYLWPILVIGGLSELVGLYTGYPFGTYTYTDQWWPTIPLGESHRFPLILPFAWAMIVGAAGSLAGGRAWLGGLIAALIDLPMEHAMTEVFGYWKWTPPGPLFGAPVLNFFGWWAVGWLALLATKGAEPKPTPAWVLGGFCLLMALAGILAQPDWAWLVLAVYTVFLASWAARLRRTELE